The following coding sequences are from one uncultured Bacteroides sp. window:
- a CDS encoding SDR family oxidoreductase yields MKGKIVFITGASSGIGAGCARKFASQGYNLILNARKIDVLESFKEELESSYPIHVYLLPFDVRNRAVMTEAITLLPDEWKAIDVLINNAGLVIGLDKEQEGNLDEWDIVIDTNIKGLLTVTRLVVPGMLERKGGHVINIGSIAGDGAYPGGSVYCATKAAVKALSDGLRIDLVDTPIRVTNIKPGMVETNFSVIRFRGDKERADNFYEGIHALSGDDIAETVYFAASAPAHVQIAEVLLMPTNQATSTISYKNK; encoded by the coding sequence ATGAAAGGGAAAATTGTATTTATTACCGGAGCAAGTAGCGGTATTGGTGCTGGATGCGCTCGCAAATTTGCTTCTCAGGGCTATAATTTGATACTTAACGCCAGAAAGATAGATGTCTTAGAATCGTTTAAAGAAGAGCTTGAATCTAGTTATCCTATACATGTTTATCTACTTCCGTTTGATGTGCGTAATCGTGCAGTAATGACTGAAGCAATAACTTTATTGCCTGATGAATGGAAGGCTATTGATGTTTTGATAAATAACGCAGGACTTGTTATTGGTCTTGATAAAGAGCAGGAGGGAAATCTTGACGAGTGGGATATTGTTATTGATACAAATATCAAGGGTTTGTTAACTGTTACGCGATTGGTTGTTCCTGGTATGCTTGAGCGTAAAGGCGGGCATGTCATTAATATAGGTTCTATTGCAGGTGATGGTGCTTATCCCGGTGGTAGTGTCTATTGTGCAACTAAGGCTGCGGTAAAAGCTTTATCTGATGGACTTCGAATAGACTTGGTTGATACTCCTATTCGAGTAACTAATATAAAGCCTGGTATGGTTGAAACCAATTTTTCTGTCATTCGCTTTAGAGGTGACAAAGAGCGTGCTGATAATTTTTATGAAGGGATACATGCTTTGTCTGGTGATGATATTGCTGAAACTGTTTATTTTGCTGCTTCCGCTCCTGCTCATGTTCAGATAGCAGAAGTCTTGTTGATGCCTACTAATCAGGCTACATCTACTATTTCTTATAAAAATAAGTAA
- the rplT gene encoding 50S ribosomal protein L20: protein MPRSVNHVASKARRKKILKLTRGYFGARKNVWTVAKNTWEKGLTYAFRDRRNKKRNFRSLWIQRINAAARLEGMSYSKLMGGLHKAGIEINRKVLADLAMNHPEAFKAIVAKAKAA from the coding sequence ATGCCAAGATCAGTAAATCATGTTGCTTCAAAAGCAAGAAGAAAGAAAATTTTGAAACTTACCAGAGGTTACTTTGGTGCAAGAAAAAATGTATGGACCGTAGCTAAAAACACTTGGGAAAAGGGTTTGACTTATGCTTTCCGGGATCGTAGAAACAAGAAAAGAAATTTCCGCTCGCTTTGGATACAGCGTATTAATGCTGCAGCACGCTTAGAAGGAATGTCTTATTCTAAATTAATGGGTGGTCTTCACAAAGCTGGTATCGAAATCAACAGAAAAGTTTTGGCCGATTTAGCTATGAATCACCCAGAAGCATTCAAAGCTATTGTTGCTAAAGCAAAAGCTGCGTAA
- a CDS encoding MFS transporter — protein MTQEKKNYALPIAMMFALFFMIAFVTGLPSPMGVIVAKQFGASNFESQLGFFANFIAYAFMGIPSGIMLKKIGYKKTALVATVVGFVGVGTQFLSGQVGSFPVYLIGAFICGFSMCMLNTVVNPMLNTLGGGGNKGNQLIQFGGSINSIGATITPMLVGYLMGAEAGRTIGKANPALFLAMGIFALAFFVLFFVNIPEPHMKKNTIIEEKDKHSPLSFKHFILGTIAIFVYVGVEIGIPSTANLYMTKGLGMDAGIAGTIVGIYWLLMLVGRLIGAAVGAKFSSKAMMTCVTTVGGIFILLAIFLPTSIAVNITNLIGVEANIPINIVFLVLCGLCTSIMWGGIFNLAVEGLGKYTASASGIFMVMVCGGGIVPLLQGYVADHAGYLASYWVMFACVAYMFYYAIRGCKNVNTDIPVE, from the coding sequence ATGACTCAAGAAAAAAAGAACTATGCATTGCCTATCGCAATGATGTTCGCCCTCTTTTTTATGATTGCATTTGTTACAGGACTTCCAAGTCCAATGGGTGTGATCGTAGCCAAACAATTTGGCGCTTCCAATTTTGAATCACAATTAGGTTTCTTTGCAAACTTTATAGCCTATGCCTTCATGGGAATTCCATCAGGTATTATGCTCAAAAAAATTGGCTATAAAAAGACTGCACTAGTTGCCACCGTAGTTGGCTTTGTAGGTGTAGGCACACAATTTTTATCAGGACAGGTAGGTAGTTTCCCCGTATATCTTATAGGAGCATTTATCTGCGGTTTCTCTATGTGTATGCTTAACACCGTAGTTAATCCTATGTTAAACACGCTCGGAGGAGGAGGAAACAAAGGAAACCAACTCATTCAGTTCGGAGGTTCAATAAATTCTATTGGCGCCACAATTACTCCAATGCTAGTAGGTTATTTAATGGGAGCAGAAGCAGGCCGTACAATAGGGAAAGCCAATCCTGCTCTTTTTCTTGCTATGGGTATCTTCGCCTTAGCATTTTTTGTCCTATTCTTTGTGAACATTCCAGAACCTCATATGAAAAAAAATACAATAATAGAGGAAAAGGACAAACACAGTCCTCTTTCTTTCAAACATTTCATATTAGGTACTATCGCTATTTTTGTCTATGTTGGAGTTGAAATAGGTATTCCAAGTACAGCCAATTTGTATATGACAAAAGGCTTAGGAATGGATGCCGGCATAGCAGGGACCATCGTAGGTATATATTGGTTACTTATGCTTGTTGGCCGTTTGATAGGTGCAGCGGTAGGAGCCAAATTTTCAAGTAAAGCCATGATGACTTGCGTAACGACTGTTGGAGGAATCTTCATTTTATTAGCTATATTCTTACCAACTAGTATTGCAGTAAACATTACTAATCTTATTGGTGTTGAAGCAAATATTCCAATTAATATCGTATTTTTAGTATTATGTGGGCTTTGCACCTCTATTATGTGGGGTGGAATATTTAACCTTGCAGTAGAAGGCCTAGGCAAATACACAGCTTCCGCATCAGGCATCTTCATGGTTATGGTCTGTGGCGGTGGTATTGTACCTTTATTACAAGGTTATGTAGCAGATCACGCAGGATACCTAGCTAGCTATTGGGTAATGTTTGCGTGTGTAGCCTACATGTTCTATTACGCTATCAGAGGATGTAAAAATGTAAACACCGATATTCCGGTAGAATAA
- a CDS encoding alpha-L-arabinofuranosidase C-terminal domain-containing protein has translation MRMHKTLLGSLVLSATLSLSAQTNELVIQTKKLGAKIQPTMYGLFFEDINYAADGGLYAELVKNRSFEFPQHLMGWNTYGKVTVKDDGPFDRNPHYVRLSDPGHPHKHTGLDNEGFFGIGVKAGKEYRFSVWARLPEGGTEGKLRIELVKVNSNTENQAFATQNLVIDSKEWKKYQVILKPSMREAKSTLRIFLNSKGPIDLEHISLFPVDTWKGHENGLRKDLAQDLADIHPGVFRFPGGCIVEGTDLNTRYNWKNSVGPVENRPLNENRWQYTFTNRFFPDYYQSYGLGFYEYFLLSEEIGAEPLPILSCGLACQFQNSDPKAHVAVCDLGSYIQDALDLIEFANGAVTTKWGKVRADMGHPAPFNMKFVGIGNEQWGPEYPARLEPFIKAIRKAHPEIKIVGSSGPNSEGEQFEYLWPEMKRLKVDLVDEHFYRPESWFLKEGARYDNYDRKGPKVFAGEYACHGKGKKWNHFYASLLEAAFMTGLERNADVVQMATYAPLFAHVEGWQWRPDMIWFDNLNSVRTASYYVQQLYSQNKGTNVIPLTMNGKPVTGAEGQDGLFASAVWDAPTNSYIVKVVNTTDKALLVPLTFTGLKKHEKLMDGICIKLHSTELDSDNTLEHPYAILPRTTMPISITGTALDAQLEPYTFAIYKFKKVRK, from the coding sequence ATGAGAATGCACAAAACGTTGTTAGGTTCTTTGGTTTTGTCAGCTACTCTTTCTTTGAGTGCACAAACAAATGAATTGGTTATTCAAACGAAAAAACTAGGGGCAAAGATTCAGCCTACTATGTATGGACTCTTTTTTGAGGACATCAATTATGCTGCTGATGGTGGGCTGTATGCTGAATTGGTTAAAAATCGTTCTTTTGAGTTTCCTCAACATCTAATGGGGTGGAACACGTATGGTAAAGTCACAGTGAAAGATGATGGACCTTTTGATCGTAATCCGCATTATGTTCGTCTATCTGATCCCGGGCACCCGCATAAACATACGGGATTGGATAATGAAGGCTTTTTTGGTATAGGAGTAAAGGCTGGTAAAGAGTATCGTTTTTCTGTATGGGCTCGCTTGCCTGAAGGTGGTACTGAGGGTAAACTTCGAATAGAATTGGTAAAAGTTAATTCTAATACTGAAAATCAGGCTTTTGCGACCCAGAATTTAGTGATTGACTCTAAAGAATGGAAAAAGTATCAGGTGATACTAAAACCCAGTATGAGGGAGGCTAAATCAACACTTCGTATTTTCTTGAATTCTAAAGGTCCTATTGATCTGGAACATATCTCACTTTTCCCCGTTGATACGTGGAAAGGGCACGAGAATGGGTTGCGTAAAGATTTGGCACAAGACTTGGCCGATATTCACCCCGGAGTATTTCGCTTTCCTGGCGGTTGTATCGTTGAGGGTACAGACCTTAACACTCGTTATAACTGGAAAAATAGCGTAGGTCCTGTTGAAAACAGACCATTGAATGAAAACCGCTGGCAATATACTTTTACGAATCGTTTCTTCCCTGACTATTATCAAAGTTACGGTCTTGGTTTTTACGAATATTTTCTGCTATCCGAGGAGATTGGAGCTGAACCGTTGCCTATTTTGAGTTGTGGACTGGCTTGCCAGTTTCAAAATTCAGACCCTAAAGCACACGTCGCTGTCTGTGATTTAGGTAGTTATATTCAGGATGCACTCGATTTAATCGAATTTGCAAATGGAGCCGTGACGACTAAATGGGGAAAAGTGCGTGCTGATATGGGGCATCCTGCACCTTTCAATATGAAATTTGTAGGGATTGGTAATGAACAATGGGGACCGGAATATCCGGCTCGTCTGGAACCTTTTATTAAAGCTATTCGTAAGGCACATCCTGAAATAAAGATAGTAGGTAGTTCAGGACCAAATTCTGAAGGTGAACAGTTTGAATATCTCTGGCCGGAAATGAAACGATTAAAGGTTGATCTTGTTGATGAGCATTTCTATCGTCCTGAAAGCTGGTTCCTTAAAGAGGGAGCACGTTACGACAATTATGATCGCAAGGGTCCGAAAGTTTTTGCTGGAGAATATGCTTGTCATGGCAAAGGGAAGAAATGGAACCACTTCTATGCTTCTTTACTTGAAGCGGCCTTTATGACCGGACTTGAACGTAATGCTGATGTAGTACAGATGGCTACTTATGCACCTTTATTTGCTCATGTTGAAGGTTGGCAATGGCGCCCGGATATGATCTGGTTTGATAACCTGAATTCCGTTCGTACGGCTAGCTATTATGTACAGCAACTCTATTCTCAGAATAAAGGTACTAATGTTATTCCTTTGACGATGAATGGCAAGCCGGTTACCGGTGCTGAAGGACAAGATGGTCTTTTTGCTAGTGCGGTGTGGGATGCGCCAACAAACTCATATATTGTGAAAGTGGTTAATACAACGGATAAAGCATTGCTTGTTCCATTGACTTTCACCGGATTAAAGAAGCATGAGAAGCTGATGGATGGCATTTGCATTAAGCTCCATTCTACAGAACTGGATAGTGACAACACCTTAGAACATCCATATGCTATTCTGCCTCGAACAACAATGCCCATCTCCATTACTGGAACAGCATTAGATGCACAATTGGAACCGTATACGTTTGCTATTTATAAATTTAAGAAAGTAAGAAAATAG
- a CDS encoding phage holin family protein, which produces MFTNDESIKSIQQLFAEFKKYLELQKEYSKLEITEKLTILLSTLILIFILITLGMVALFYALFTLAYILEPLVGSLQASFGIIAGINIMLILLVFNFRKRLIISPMTKFLANLFLNDSEK; this is translated from the coding sequence ATGTTTACAAACGATGAAAGTATAAAAAGCATTCAGCAGCTATTCGCTGAGTTCAAAAAATATTTAGAGCTTCAAAAGGAATATAGTAAGTTAGAGATAACAGAAAAACTTACCATACTTCTTTCAACACTAATCTTAATATTTATACTCATTACTCTAGGCATGGTGGCTTTATTTTATGCCTTATTTACTCTTGCATATATCCTAGAACCTTTAGTAGGAAGTCTTCAAGCTAGTTTTGGTATCATTGCTGGAATAAATATAATGCTTATACTACTTGTTTTCAATTTTAGAAAAAGACTTATAATTTCTCCTATGACTAAATTTTTGGCAAATCTTTTTCTTAACGATTCGGAAAAATAA
- the galK gene encoding galactokinase, translated as MDIEYVRSRFQKHFDGTTGYVYASPGRINLIGEHTDYNGGFVFPGAIDKGMIAEIKPNGTQKVLAYSIDLKDYVEFGLNEEDAPHASWARYIFGVCRELIKRGVKVEGFNTAFAGDVPLGAGMSSSAALESTYAFALNELFNGNIDKFELAKVGQATEHNYCGVNCGIMDQFASVFGKAGSLIRLDCRSLEYQYFPFKPEGYRLVLLDSVVKHELASSAYNKRRQSCETAVAAIKKNHPTVEFLRDATMDMLKAVKNDITAEDYMRAEYVIEEIQRVLDVCDALEAGDYETVGQKMYETHHGMSKLYEVSCEELDFLNDCAKEHGVTGSRVMGGGFGGCTINLVKDELYDNFIAKTTEAFTAKFGRAPKVYDVVISDGARKLL; from the coding sequence ATGGATATAGAATACGTAAGAAGTCGCTTTCAGAAACACTTTGATGGAACAACAGGATATGTATATGCATCGCCAGGACGCATAAACCTTATTGGAGAACATACCGATTATAACGGTGGATTTGTTTTTCCGGGAGCTATTGACAAAGGAATGATAGCCGAGATTAAGCCCAATGGCACTCAAAAAGTACTAGCCTATTCTATCGACCTTAAAGATTATGTAGAATTTGGTCTTAATGAAGAAGATGCTCCACATGCTAGTTGGGCTCGATATATTTTTGGCGTCTGCCGTGAATTAATTAAACGCGGAGTTAAAGTAGAAGGTTTTAATACAGCTTTTGCAGGGGATGTTCCGTTAGGAGCTGGTATGTCTTCATCAGCTGCATTAGAGAGTACTTATGCTTTCGCATTGAACGAATTATTCAATGGAAATATTGATAAATTCGAATTAGCTAAAGTTGGACAAGCAACTGAACACAACTATTGTGGAGTTAATTGTGGTATAATGGACCAATTCGCATCTGTATTTGGGAAAGCCGGAAGCCTCATTCGTTTAGATTGCCGCTCATTGGAATATCAATATTTCCCATTCAAACCGGAAGGATATCGTTTGGTATTGCTCGATTCTGTGGTAAAACATGAACTTGCTTCTTCGGCATATAACAAACGCCGTCAATCTTGCGAGACAGCGGTAGCTGCCATCAAAAAGAATCATCCTACGGTAGAATTCTTAAGAGATGCCACTATGGATATGCTCAAAGCAGTTAAGAATGATATCACTGCAGAAGATTACATGCGCGCTGAATATGTCATAGAAGAGATACAACGAGTTTTAGACGTATGTGATGCACTTGAAGCTGGTGATTATGAAACTGTTGGGCAAAAAATGTATGAAACCCATCACGGAATGAGTAAGTTATACGAAGTTAGTTGTGAAGAACTAGATTTCCTAAACGATTGTGCAAAAGAGCATGGCGTAACAGGCTCACGCGTAATGGGTGGAGGATTCGGAGGTTGCACCATCAACTTGGTGAAGGACGAACTCTATGATAACTTCATTGCAAAAACAACAGAAGCTTTCACTGCAAAGTTCGGCAGAGCACCTAAAGTCTATGACGTAGTCATAAGCGATGGAGCAAGAAAACTGTTGTAA
- the rpmI gene encoding 50S ribosomal protein L35 codes for MPKMKTNSGSKKRFALTGTGKIKRKHAFHSHILTKKTKKRKRNLCYSTTVDATNVSQVKELLAMK; via the coding sequence ATGCCAAAGATGAAAACTAACTCCGGTTCTAAAAAAAGATTCGCTCTTACCGGAACAGGTAAAATCAAAAGAAAGCACGCTTTTCACAGTCACATTTTGACTAAAAAGACTAAAAAAAGAAAGAGAAACTTGTGCTATTCAACTACTGTTGATGCAACTAACGTAAGCCAAGTTAAGGAACTCTTAGCTATGAAGTAA
- a CDS encoding YtxH domain-containing protein, whose amino-acid sequence MKGLSVFAAFLGGAAVGAAIGILFAPEKGEDTRQKIAEILRKKGIKLNRSEMESLVDEIAAEIKGEGTE is encoded by the coding sequence ATGAAAGGATTAAGTGTATTTGCCGCATTCTTAGGAGGAGCAGCAGTAGGTGCTGCAATAGGTATTCTCTTTGCTCCAGAAAAGGGAGAAGACACACGCCAAAAAATTGCTGAAATTCTACGTAAAAAAGGGATTAAACTCAACAGAAGTGAGATGGAAAGCCTTGTTGACGAAATAGCTGCAGAGATTAAAGGCGAAGGAACAGAGTAA
- a CDS encoding type I phosphomannose isomerase catalytic subunit yields MYPLKFEPILKQMLWGGDKIISFKHLKDNSTGIGESWEISGVENSESIVANGVDKGLSLVEMVAKYRDELVGEANYARFGNQFPLLIKFIDAKQDLSIQVHPSDELAQKRHNSWGKTEMWYVIETDKGAKLRSGFSESITPKEYKDRVYNNTITEVLQEYEIHPGDVFFLPAGRVHSIGAGSFIAEIQQTSNVTYRIYDFERKDANGNPRELHTELAREAIDFEALDDYRTKYDPISNEPVELVACPYFTTSIYDMSEEISCDYSELDSFVIFICIEGACTIVDNEKNEITLQSGETVLFPATTQNVSIIPEGGKVKLLETYV; encoded by the coding sequence ATGTATCCATTAAAATTTGAACCTATTTTGAAGCAGATGCTTTGGGGGGGTGATAAAATTATTTCGTTTAAGCATTTAAAAGATAATTCGACAGGAATAGGAGAAAGCTGGGAAATTTCAGGAGTTGAAAATAGTGAATCTATTGTTGCTAACGGAGTAGATAAAGGTCTTTCACTTGTTGAAATGGTAGCTAAGTATCGTGACGAATTGGTTGGAGAAGCTAATTATGCTCGTTTTGGAAATCAGTTTCCATTGTTAATCAAGTTTATCGATGCCAAACAAGATCTTTCTATTCAGGTACACCCTTCGGATGAATTGGCTCAAAAACGCCATAATTCATGGGGGAAAACAGAAATGTGGTATGTGATAGAGACTGATAAGGGGGCTAAGTTGCGTTCTGGGTTTTCAGAGAGTATTACGCCCAAAGAATATAAGGATAGAGTTTATAACAATACAATAACTGAAGTTTTACAGGAGTATGAGATACATCCGGGTGATGTCTTCTTTTTACCAGCTGGAAGAGTTCATAGTATAGGTGCAGGCTCTTTTATAGCAGAGATACAACAGACTTCTAATGTAACGTATCGTATATATGATTTTGAAAGAAAAGATGCGAATGGTAATCCCCGCGAACTTCATACGGAATTGGCTCGCGAAGCGATAGATTTTGAAGCCTTGGATGATTATAGAACAAAGTATGATCCAATTTCTAATGAACCTGTGGAATTAGTGGCTTGTCCCTATTTTACTACTTCAATCTATGATATGTCTGAAGAAATTTCATGTGATTATTCAGAATTGGATTCGTTTGTTATTTTTATTTGTATAGAAGGGGCTTGTACAATTGTAGATAATGAAAAGAATGAAATAACTCTTCAATCAGGGGAAACTGTTTTATTTCCAGCTACTACACAAAATGTCTCCATTATTCCTGAAGGAGGAAAAGTGAAATTACTTGAGACTTACGTTTAG
- a CDS encoding SPOR domain-containing protein, with protein sequence MKKLALFGMGVCVVLAFTSCKSSESAYKKAYEKAKQQELAEPQTTASVDVTPVATTAPAAPVAVKVKKDATVRQEKVTVVSGSDALKEYSVVCGSFGLKANAEGLKDFLDSEGYNATIAFNAEAAMYRVIVSTYSDKATAADARDAFKAKYPNRKDFQGSWLLYRVY encoded by the coding sequence ATGAAAAAATTGGCACTCTTTGGAATGGGCGTATGCGTTGTTTTGGCTTTTACTTCATGTAAATCAAGCGAAAGTGCATATAAAAAAGCTTATGAGAAGGCTAAACAACAAGAACTGGCGGAGCCTCAGACTACAGCTTCGGTTGATGTAACTCCTGTTGCTACTACTGCTCCTGCTGCTCCTGTTGCAGTCAAGGTTAAAAAAGACGCTACTGTACGCCAGGAGAAAGTTACAGTTGTGTCTGGTAGTGATGCTTTAAAAGAATATAGTGTAGTTTGTGGTAGTTTTGGTTTGAAGGCTAATGCTGAAGGTTTGAAAGACTTTTTAGATTCTGAAGGGTATAATGCTACTATCGCTTTTAATGCTGAGGCTGCAATGTATCGTGTTATTGTAAGTACATACTCTGATAAGGCTACAGCTGCTGACGCTCGTGATGCTTTTAAAGCTAAGTATCCTAATAGAAAAGATTTTCAAGGATCTTGGTTATTGTATAGGGTGTATTAA
- a CDS encoding aldose epimerase family protein has protein sequence MINTYSTEGNLSGLDSKKFQKEIDGKKTELYILKNKAGMEVAVTNFGCAILSIMVPDKDGKYANVILGHDSIDNVINSPEPFLNTTIGRYGNRIADGKFKLYDEEYSLTINNGPNSLHGGPTGFHRRVWDAEQLDQSTIKFSYISADGEEGFPGNLTVSMSYHLEEESNALVIEYNATTDKPTIINLTNHAFFNLAGIANPTPTVHNNVLSINADHYIPINEVSIPTGEILSVENTPMDFRTPHTIGERIDEYDLQLINGSGYDHCFVLNKSEAGELTLAATCFEPVSKRTMEVYTTEAGVQLYTGNWLNGFTGAHGATFPARSAVCFEAQCFPDTPNRPYFPVSTLFPGDQYAQITIYNFGIQDK, from the coding sequence ATGATAAACACATACTCCACAGAGGGAAATTTATCCGGATTAGATTCGAAAAAATTTCAAAAAGAAATAGATGGTAAAAAGACTGAGTTATACATTTTAAAAAATAAGGCAGGAATGGAAGTAGCGGTAACCAATTTTGGTTGCGCAATTCTTTCCATCATGGTACCTGACAAAGATGGGAAATATGCTAATGTGATATTAGGACACGACAGCATTGATAACGTAATAAATAGTCCTGAACCATTTTTAAATACAACTATTGGTCGTTATGGCAACCGAATAGCCGATGGAAAATTTAAATTATATGATGAAGAATATTCATTAACAATAAACAATGGTCCGAATTCTTTGCATGGAGGACCTACAGGATTTCACCGAAGAGTATGGGATGCTGAACAACTAGATCAAAGTACAATAAAATTTTCATATATATCTGCTGATGGTGAAGAAGGTTTTCCCGGAAACTTAACTGTTTCAATGAGTTATCATCTAGAAGAAGAGAGTAATGCACTCGTTATTGAGTATAATGCTACGACTGATAAGCCTACCATTATAAATCTGACAAATCATGCTTTTTTCAATTTGGCAGGAATAGCTAACCCAACCCCTACCGTTCATAATAATGTTCTGAGTATCAATGCTGATCACTACATCCCAATTAATGAAGTATCAATACCTACGGGAGAAATTCTAAGTGTAGAAAATACTCCAATGGATTTTCGTACTCCTCATACCATTGGCGAAAGAATAGACGAATATGATCTACAATTAATTAACGGAAGCGGGTATGACCACTGCTTTGTTCTAAATAAATCCGAAGCAGGAGAACTGACTTTGGCTGCCACCTGTTTTGAGCCTGTAAGCAAACGTACTATGGAAGTATATACAACAGAAGCAGGCGTACAGTTATATACAGGAAATTGGCTTAACGGTTTTACTGGAGCACATGGCGCCACTTTCCCCGCACGAAGCGCAGTTTGTTTTGAAGCACAATGTTTTCCTGACACTCCTAATCGTCCTTATTTCCCTGTATCGACTCTATTCCCTGGAGATCAATACGCTCAAATAACCATTTACAATTTCGGAATACAAGATAAATAA
- a CDS encoding DEAD/DEAH box helicase, producing the protein MTFEQLDLIEPILKALQQEGYTSPTPIQEQSIPILLKGNDLLGCAQTGTGKTAAFSIPILQKLYKTDNRKGIKALIVTPTRELAIQIGESFESYGKYTGLRHTVIFGGVGQKQQTDALKIGVQILIATPGRLIDLANQGFISLKALDFFVLDEADRMLDMGFIHDIKRILKLLPTKRQTLFFSATMPPEIEKLANSMLTHPQKVEVTPASSTVDIISQSIYLVEKKEKTDLLIHLLEDKSIESALVFTRTKHGADKLSRVLKKAGIPAEAIHGNKSQNARQRALTDFKSHNLRILIATDIAARGIDVDMLSHVFNFELPNIPETYVHRIGRTGRAGHEGIAISFCSAEERPYLKDIQKLIKKAIPVIANHPFISMEGINAQKEKEEEIKIKAKEKKIYQGSRSNGDYWRRKKQAPQNSKKTNSPNIKNK; encoded by the coding sequence ATGACATTTGAACAATTAGATCTTATAGAGCCCATCTTGAAGGCTTTACAACAAGAGGGTTATACCTCCCCTACCCCTATACAAGAACAATCCATACCAATCTTACTTAAAGGAAATGACCTTTTAGGATGTGCACAAACCGGAACAGGTAAAACTGCAGCTTTCTCAATTCCTATACTACAAAAACTGTATAAAACAGATAATAGAAAAGGGATCAAGGCATTAATAGTCACTCCAACAAGAGAGTTAGCAATTCAAATAGGAGAAAGCTTTGAGTCATATGGAAAATATACAGGGTTGCGTCATACCGTCATTTTTGGCGGAGTAGGTCAAAAGCAACAGACAGATGCTTTAAAAATTGGTGTACAGATACTTATTGCTACTCCTGGAAGATTAATAGACCTTGCAAATCAAGGATTTATTTCATTAAAAGCACTGGATTTCTTTGTATTAGATGAAGCCGATCGCATGCTTGACATGGGCTTTATCCATGATATCAAACGTATTCTAAAACTATTGCCAACAAAACGACAGACCCTCTTTTTCTCTGCAACAATGCCGCCTGAAATAGAAAAGCTAGCAAATTCCATGCTTACTCACCCACAAAAGGTGGAAGTCACCCCTGCTTCTTCAACTGTTGACATCATTTCCCAATCAATTTATCTTGTTGAAAAGAAAGAAAAAACGGATTTACTCATACACCTTTTAGAGGACAAATCAATAGAATCAGCACTAGTATTTACTAGAACCAAACATGGGGCAGATAAACTATCACGCGTACTCAAAAAAGCAGGCATTCCGGCCGAAGCAATCCATGGAAACAAATCACAGAATGCTCGCCAACGAGCTTTAACCGATTTCAAAAGCCACAATTTACGTATTCTTATCGCAACGGATATTGCCGCACGTGGAATAGATGTAGATATGCTTTCGCATGTTTTCAATTTTGAACTTCCAAATATACCTGAAACATATGTTCACCGAATTGGAAGGACTGGACGCGCAGGACATGAAGGTATTGCTATTTCCTTTTGTTCAGCAGAAGAACGCCCTTACCTCAAGGATATTCAAAAATTAATAAAGAAAGCAATACCTGTAATAGCAAATCATCCGTTTATAAGCATGGAGGGAATCAATGCTCAAAAAGAAAAAGAAGAAGAGATAAAAATAAAAGCTAAAGAAAAAAAAATATACCAAGGAAGTCGCAGCAATGGAGATTATTGGAGGCGAAAAAAACAAGCTCCTCAAAACTCTAAAAAAACAAATAGCCCAAATATTAAGAATAAATAA